Proteins found in one Amblyraja radiata isolate CabotCenter1 chromosome 15, sAmbRad1.1.pri, whole genome shotgun sequence genomic segment:
- the LOC116981435 gene encoding gastrula zinc finger protein XlCGF7.1-like, with product MFSLEEHRDAYTTEKPWKCGDCGKGFNYPSQLETHRRSHTGERPFICSLCGKGFTKSSGLVTHQRIHTGERPFTCPLCGKRFTELSKLQAHRRVHTEERPFQCPECDKKYKSKKDLLTHQHTHTGERPFTCSACGKRFTWSSNLLRHQLVHADDRPFRCSACEKSFKTARELLTHQLVHTDRRPFQCGVCGKSSKSKPDLLKHQRTHTGERPFTCSVCGKGFTRSSDQLRHERVHS from the coding sequence atGTTCAGCCTGGAGGAACACAGGGACGCTTACACCACGGAGAAGCCGTGGAAGTGTGGGGACTGCGGGAAGGGATTTAATTACCCGTCGCAGCTGGAAACGCACCGGCGCAGCCACacgggggagaggccgttcatctGCTCCCTGTGCGGAAAGGGCTTCACCAAGTCGTCCGGCCTGGTGACGCATCAGCGGATTCACacgggggagaggccgttcacctgccctCTGTGCGGGAAGAGATTCACGGAGCTCTCCAAGCTGCAGGCCCACCGGCGGGTCCACACCGAGGAACGGCCCTTCCAATGCCCCGAGTGCGACAAGAAGTACAAGAGCAAGAAGGACCTGCTGacccaccagcacacccacacggGCGAGAGGCCGTTCACTTGCTCCGCGTGTGGGAAGCGGTTCACCTGGTCGTCCAACCTGCTGCGGCACCAGCTGGTCCACGCCGACGACAGACCATTCCGCTGCTCCGCCTGCGaaaagagcttcaagacggcgagGGAGCTGCTGACCCACCAGCTCGTCCACACCGACCGCAGGCCCTTCCAGTGCGGTGTGTGCGGGAAGAGCTCCAAGAGCAAGCCGGACCTGCTGAAACACCAGCGCactcacaccggggagaggccgttcacctgctccgtgTGTGGCAAGGGATTCACCCGCTCCTCCGACCAGCTTAGACACGAGCGGGTGCACTCGTGA